CTTGTGTCGTTATAGTCATATAACAAGAGCGATCGCCTCCCGTGCCGCGGCTTCGCCGTCGCGACGTGAGATTGCGGTGGGGCGGTGGTCGCCGGTTGGTGTGAAAACGCTCAAAAAGCAAAACGCAAAGGGGACGAAAATGGTTCGGATCAACGAGCGCGGAGTCAATGTCGCGGTGCTGGGGGCGACCGGTCAGGTCGGCATGGTCATGCGCCGTGTGCTCGACGAGCGTGACTTCCCGATAGCGGACCTGCGGTTCATGGCCTCGGCCCATTCCGCCGGCACCGTGCTCAACTGGCGCGGCCACGACATCGTCGTCGAGGACGTCGCCAAGGCCGATCTCAACGGCATCGACATCGCCATCTTCTCCGCCGGCGGTGGCACCTCCAAGGTCTGGGCGCCGAAATTCGCCGAGGCGGGCGCCTATGTGGTCGATAATTCCTCGCAATGGCGCATGCACGATGACGTGCCGCTGGTGGTCTCCGAGGCCAACCCCGACGACCTCGACGTCATCCCGCGCCGCATCGTGGCCAACCCCAACTGCACCACCATGGCCTGCATCCCCGTGCTCAAGGCCCTTTCCGACAAATTCGGCCTGAAGCGCCTGATCGTCAGCTCCTACCAGGCGGTCTCCGGGGCCGGTCGCGCCGGAGTCGAGCAGCTGATGAACGAGGCCAAGGCCGCCGTCGACCAAGGCGCCGACAAGCTCGTCTTCGACGGTTCCGCCATCGATTTCCCCAAGCCCACCAAGGTGGTGCGCACCATCGCCTTCAACGTCGTCCCCTTCATCGGCGACGTGGTGGACGACGGCAGCGAGGAGACCGACGAGGAGCAGAAGCTGCGCAACGAGAGCCGCAAGATTCTCCACCTGCCCGATCTGCAGGCCTCCTGCACCTGTGTGCGCGTCGGCGTCTTCACCGCCCATGGGATGAGCGTCAACGCCGAGTTCGAGCGCGACGTCACCCCCGACATGGCCCGCGAGGCCTTGAAAGACGCGCCGGGCGTCGAGCTCGCCGACATCCCCACCCCGCAGCTCGCCGCCGGCCGCGACCCGAGCTATGTGGGCCGCATCCGTCAGGACCAGGCCGTCGACGGCAAGAAGGGCCTCGCCTTCTTCATCACCAACGACAACCTGCGCAAGGGTGCCGCGCTCAACGCCGTCGAGCTGGCCGAGATCGTGGCCCGCAAGCATTTCGCCGACAAACTGTAGAGATAATTGGTTTGGTAATCACGCTGGGCCGGTTAGGTTACAGCTCCGGGTCGATTCGGTAACGGCGTTGGCGGTAATTCCGATAACGACGCTGATGCCAATCTCGTTTTCAGGGACGTCCGATGATTCATATCGTCGGGCGTCTTTTCGTATGCCGAACTTCGATTCACGGTCATTGATTCACAGCCATCGGGGATGGCGCAAACTGATGGCAATATCAATGGCGAAACCGACGATTGAAACCTAGCGACAAAACCGATGGCAAACCAATGGTCGAAAGCCTGTCAACAAAACCAAACGGAGCGAATACAAGAATCCTCCTCAGGCTTCCCTCCTGTCGTTCTTCTAGTGATTCCCCAGCCGCCCGCACCCGCATCCGCGTGAGGTGACATGACCGCGTGCGATACTGGAGGCATGTCGCAGGCATCTAAAGAAGCGCAAAGGCAATTGGACCGCATCGTCGCGTTGGGCTATCCCGACGTGGCCGATATGAGCGAGGCGGTGTTCCGCGCCCTCGCCCGGCCGCTGATCGACGCGCTTGAGGACAGCGATCTGGGCACCGACATCCTCCTGGTGCCCACCCACGAGCTGGTGAGCCCCGAGTCGCTGATCGCCCGAACCAGCATCAACCGCATGGCCGGCTTCACCACCATGCCCCCGCGTGACGTCGCCAGCTTCCTGCCGCAGGATGGTTTCGAGCCGCCGGAAGGCCCGTTCTACCTGGTGATCTGTCCCCACACCGGCACCGCCTACGTCAACCGCGAGCCCGACGTGGCCCGCAAGCTCATCGAATCCGACGAGCGCATGCCCCTGACCCTTGAGGAGGGCCTGGCCATCGCCACGCAGCACCCTGACTGGCTGGTGCGCAAGAACGGCTTCAACCTGCTCGGCTCGCGCTCGGCCGACGGTCGATTCCCCAGCATCTGGATGAGCCAGAACGCCCCGCGCCTCGGTTCCGTGTGGCCCACATCCCGCCACACCTGGCTCGGCAACGCCTACTGCCGCTCGCGCTGCGGCGTCTCGCTGTTTCAGTAGTCGAATAAGGCTGGCTCGCATACACTAACTTGTGGTTTTCCGAAAGGAACCATGGGAATTCCAACCCTCCATTTTCAAAAGTCGAGTTAGTACGGGCCTCGCCACGCAAGCATCACCGATTTCGCGTACGTCGTATTTTTTCGCAAACACGTAGTCGAATCGCGGACTCCTCTCGTCCCTTTCACCCTTCACTGGTTATGATTGAAGGTTATCCGCGCTTCTTCGACGATTCCGCCAAAGGCGCGGATAAGCATTGAAATTACGCCGTAAACCGCGGCGAATGGAACAGGAAAAGGAGGAGTGATGGGTCAGGATCAATCTTCGGTATTTGATCTCGCGGCGGTCGCCGCACAATCCAATGGGGGTAACAACGACCTGCTGCTGCCTCCCGCTCGTTTCATCGGCGATCCGCAAAAGCCAAGCAAGATGCCCTACAACAAGTACGTCGCCTATGACAAGCAGATTCCGTTCGATTACCCCGAGCGCACCTGGCCAAGCAAGCGGCTGCGTCGCGCCCCGCGCTGGTGCTCGGTCGACCTGCGTGACGGCAACCAGGCGCTGGTCAACCCCATGGATTCCGAGCGCAAGCTGCGCTTCTGGAACCTGTTGATGGCCATGGGCTTCAAGGAGGTCGAGGTCGGCTTCCCGTCCGCCTCCGACACCGATTATGATTTCGTGCGCATGTTGATCGAGCGCGAGCTCATCCCCGACGACGTCACCATCGTCGTGCTGACCCAGGCCCGCGAGCACCTGATTCGCAAGACCTACGAGTGCCTGCGCGGCGCCAAGCGCGCCATCGTGCACTTCTACAATTCGGTCTCCGTGCTGCAGCGCGAGGTCGTCTTCCGCAAAGACAAAGCGGGCATCAAGAAACTGGCGACGGATGCGGCCGAGCTTTGTAAGGACCTTGAAGGCGACGCCGGCGACACCGACCTCTACTACGAGTATTCC
This Bifidobacterium sp. ESL0790 DNA region includes the following protein-coding sequences:
- a CDS encoding aspartate-semialdehyde dehydrogenase; the protein is MVRINERGVNVAVLGATGQVGMVMRRVLDERDFPIADLRFMASAHSAGTVLNWRGHDIVVEDVAKADLNGIDIAIFSAGGGTSKVWAPKFAEAGAYVVDNSSQWRMHDDVPLVVSEANPDDLDVIPRRIVANPNCTTMACIPVLKALSDKFGLKRLIVSSYQAVSGAGRAGVEQLMNEAKAAVDQGADKLVFDGSAIDFPKPTKVVRTIAFNVVPFIGDVVDDGSEETDEEQKLRNESRKILHLPDLQASCTCVRVGVFTAHGMSVNAEFERDVTPDMAREALKDAPGVELADIPTPQLAAGRDPSYVGRIRQDQAVDGKKGLAFFITNDNLRKGAALNAVELAEIVARKHFADKL
- a CDS encoding DUF5701 family protein, yielding MSQASKEAQRQLDRIVALGYPDVADMSEAVFRALARPLIDALEDSDLGTDILLVPTHELVSPESLIARTSINRMAGFTTMPPRDVASFLPQDGFEPPEGPFYLVICPHTGTAYVNREPDVARKLIESDERMPLTLEEGLAIATQHPDWLVRKNGFNLLGSRSADGRFPSIWMSQNAPRLGSVWPTSRHTWLGNAYCRSRCGVSLFQ